One segment of Streptomyces sp. YIM 121038 DNA contains the following:
- the ffh gene encoding signal recognition particle protein, producing MFDTLSDRLAATFKTLRGKGRLSEADIDVTAREIRIALLEADVALPVVRAFIKQVKERAVGAEVSQALNPAQQVIKIVNEELVAILGGETRRLRFAKQPPTVIMLAGLQGAGKTTLAGKLGHWLKSQGHSPLLVACDLQRPNAVNQLSVVAERAGVGVYAPQPGNGVGDPVQVAKDSIEYAKTKVHDVVIVDTAGRLGIDQELMQQAADIRDAVSPDEVLFVVDAMIGQDAVNTAEAFRDGVGFDGVVLSKLDGDARGGAALSIAHVTGRQIMFASNGEKLDDFDAFHPDRMASRILGMGDMLTLIEKAEQTFSQQEAEKMASKLASKKGQDFTLDDFLAQMEQVRKMGSISKLLGMLPGMGQIKDQINNLDERDVDRTAAIIKSMTPGERQDPTIINGSRRARIAKGSGVEVSAVKGLVERFFEARKMMSRMAQGGGMPGMPGMPGMGGGPGRQKKKQKQAKGKQRSGNPMKRKQQEDEAAARRAAAEEAAAGGAFGLPAGQGGKDFELPDEFKKFMG from the coding sequence GTGTTCGATACTCTCTCCGATCGCCTCGCAGCCACCTTCAAAACCCTCCGGGGCAAGGGCAGGCTGTCCGAGGCGGACATCGACGTCACGGCGCGCGAGATCCGTATCGCCCTGCTGGAAGCCGACGTGGCGCTGCCCGTCGTCCGTGCCTTCATCAAGCAGGTCAAGGAGCGCGCGGTCGGGGCCGAGGTCTCGCAGGCCCTGAATCCTGCCCAGCAGGTCATCAAGATCGTCAACGAGGAACTGGTCGCGATCCTCGGCGGCGAGACCCGCCGCCTGCGCTTCGCCAAGCAGCCGCCGACGGTCATCATGCTCGCCGGTCTCCAGGGCGCCGGTAAGACCACGCTCGCCGGAAAGCTCGGCCACTGGCTGAAGTCGCAGGGCCACTCGCCGCTGCTCGTGGCCTGTGACCTCCAGCGTCCGAACGCCGTGAACCAGCTGAGCGTCGTCGCCGAGCGCGCGGGCGTCGGCGTGTACGCCCCGCAGCCGGGCAACGGCGTGGGCGACCCGGTGCAGGTCGCCAAGGACTCCATCGAGTACGCGAAGACCAAGGTCCACGACGTCGTCATCGTCGACACCGCCGGCCGCCTCGGCATCGACCAGGAGCTGATGCAGCAGGCCGCGGACATCCGCGACGCGGTCAGCCCGGACGAGGTCCTGTTCGTCGTCGACGCCATGATCGGTCAGGACGCGGTCAACACGGCCGAGGCCTTCCGCGACGGCGTCGGCTTCGACGGCGTGGTGCTCTCCAAGCTCGACGGCGACGCCCGCGGTGGCGCGGCCCTGTCGATCGCGCACGTCACCGGCCGCCAGATCATGTTCGCGTCGAACGGCGAGAAGCTGGACGACTTCGACGCGTTCCACCCGGACCGCATGGCGTCCCGCATCCTCGGCATGGGCGACATGCTCACGCTGATCGAGAAGGCCGAGCAGACCTTCTCGCAGCAAGAGGCCGAGAAGATGGCCTCGAAGCTGGCCTCCAAGAAGGGCCAGGACTTCACGCTCGATGACTTCCTGGCGCAGATGGAGCAGGTCAGGAAGATGGGGTCGATCTCCAAGCTCCTCGGCATGCTGCCCGGCATGGGCCAGATCAAGGACCAGATCAACAACCTGGACGAGCGGGACGTCGACCGCACGGCCGCGATCATCAAGTCGATGACGCCGGGCGAGCGCCAGGACCCCACGATCATCAACGGCTCGCGCCGCGCCCGTATCGCCAAGGGCTCCGGCGTCGAGGTCAGCGCGGTGAAGGGCCTGGTCGAGCGGTTCTTCGAGGCCCGCAAGATGATGTCCCGCATGGCCCAGGGCGGCGGCATGCCGGGGATGCCCGGGATGCCGGGCATGGGCGGCGGCCCCGGTCGGCAGAAGAAGAAGCAGAAGCAGGCCAAGGGCAAGCAGCGCTCGGGCAACCCGATGAAGCGCAAGCAGCAGGAGGACGAGGCCGCCGCGCGGCGTGCCGCGGCCGAGGAAGCCGCCGCGGGCGGCGCGTTCGGCCTGCCGGCCGGGCAGGGCGGCAAGGACTTCGAGCTGCCGGACGAGTTCAAGAAGTTCATGGGCTGA